In Drosophila miranda strain MSH22 chromosome Y unlocalized genomic scaffold, D.miranda_PacBio2.1 Contig_Y3_pilon, whole genome shotgun sequence, a single window of DNA contains:
- the LOC117194340 gene encoding uncharacterized protein LOC117194340 codes for MPILCTRCYHGRRAASASGALRRLENPCAIHRIMEWAIRDTAVVVCKAETVKAFEALYGMLSHVSMQSADFENTLLTFFGPKTNQFIHELINFARSPYDDPIAYELNVKYRAVHDVPDDGNDVEMPCTSAEALKIEQERAVRHSFVEFAARMNNDDYLSFDAALNIEEEDCFTIDALGVSRAFASGACGICSDARTATAVANTRGAALVPCFAGGPIKERVGCGWQSSADALAALPSGTLPNWMTFRAHLEARRTLANFASSTGSIRRSLSRDFFIS; via the exons ATGCCAATTCTTTGTACTCGCTGCTACCACGGCAGACGCGCAGCTTCCGCAAGTGGAGCCCTCAGGCGCTTAG AAAATCCGTGTGCGATTCACCGCATCATGGAGTGGGCGATCCGCGATACAGCTGTGGTCGTATGCAAGGCGGAGACGGTGAAAGCTTTCGAGGCGTTGTACGGCATGCTGTCGCATGTCAGCATGCAGAGCGCCGATTTCGAGAACACTTTGCTTACCTTCTTTGGGCCCAAGACAAATCAGTTTATCCACGAGCTGATCAACTTTGCCCGCTCGCCGTACGACGACCCGATCGCCTACGAGTTGAACGTGAAGTATCGCGCTGTGCACGATGTGCCGGATGATGGAAATGATGTGGAAATGCCGTGCACCTCGGCGGAGGCTCTTAAAATAGAACAGGAGAGGGCCGTGCGGCATAGCTTTGTGGAGTTCGCCGCTCGCATGAATAACGATGACTACCTTAGCTTCGACGCGGCCTTGAACATCGAGGAAGAAGATTGCTTCACCATAGACGCGTTGGGGGTCAGCAGGGCTTTCGCAAGCGGTGCCTGCGGGATATGCTCAGATGCCCGGACGGCAACAGCTGTCGCCAATACAAGAGGAGCAGCGCTCGTACCCTGCTTTGCAGGAGGCCCTATCAAGGAGCGTGTTGGATGTGGGTGGCAATCGTCAGCGGATGCGCTTGCAGCGCTGCCCTCGGGAACGCTCCCAAACTGGATGACATTTCGGGCTCACCTGGAAGCTCGAAGGACTTTGGCTAATTTTGCTTCTTCTACTGGTTCTATTAGACGCAGTTTGAGCAGGGATtttttcatttcctga